In a single window of the Neospora caninum Liverpool complete genome, chromosome VIIa genome:
- a CDS encoding Proteophosphoglycan 5, related, whose translation MASPSPSGWGAVPAASGGPERRPNTQRPIHRADPYAASLLGRLASKLASSVSSFFSSAPARKASPQGTSISSSPSVRIRPVLCASPSPTLWGSSAALSADREVSGSERTGARPSASGRGPLVEALDPSLWPRDNISFPSTLAAPTRELSRQGPACLPGYDPVAESHDALSIPRGSSQYVGSSPQELADRPEAQWQRMDALPPSTNASPGGDLQMGWQPQGTGQTDRVPPEPLFDGVSGRQHFPAGAGDSLRSLEASSRFSQQQWLLQQGAWGPQPAVDGTLLPAPTHGGYPLRSVDRPAPASARALAGYSIPGEPLTHPAYLRPSLNGHRARFTAAAHSLNTEARVAGSLDSSGPIRRRGSEARPTQPTGPPVPVLRLHPTRNSRSHPTSWLRQEEHLTVDQLQRLYLRCQPLRWRVRLRELFRQEVESAGAVGIVAEEVPSGRGPPVGHKVAHERQVDSEGVGSLQDDVRRVDGSVGSGTSPGRDRASGSSFEMREETVTAGAQVSRRSAAGAPDRKKIGEDAGANEHGETDGIPLSKGGLFASLSQLDAKQSVVSERRGAFLETNRDMPSTGLGRSVGAASTTLQRSLLSDHRCGDSGAQSLFGSTAVREGDGLSTGGVTTNTKGSSQEPAAAFSLASAGGGAGGASTLFAGREATDKEAAQGRLDPEHRTSATGGGGALARDQTSAALQASPGTSGPAAGLLFQASSSLLPTSQAAAGDVSGEKPSGASGSSLFSAPKGGNGGEGETAPPTTQSSAKSAAFAQPATTSLFGGGSSFSGGSSLFGKTPDREVTGNKDSQILPTFGRLASSLASDSTSETATKGASLFGGVSALSAVSNLSGADSKSATAPSRREPAEKPHEPSSGKEGTPTDIEGVGKTASSTANTASEGDAKPQDKGAAEGQASQSEASAVPWWQQNVGKACLVQVEDDGFAPDADDDADEKETGSAAGGGAGATRHTFATPVSGGSLFGSSATESKPPTTTSSLFGTYSSVASTTASSSTSGAGGGLFGATTSGLFGKTSSSLGAFGTGTQSQAASSAAPPSLFVFGGGQKTGEAGKQSSGSASGATASGGGPSGSLFGSSVSAPAAGAASGSSAEREKSTTGNLFVFGGSAATTGSGTAGEATAAKAPGTGLFVFGSSGGVSQSASSNSSGSTKRGREGGDAGAPAAKSVFGGATVPGASTTGSLFGMSSVPSLFGGTASAGTGGGSTSSSLFALGASASGAKETAGKEAGSAALGAAGASPFGDRSSTPVFGGTGTAAGSTSSLSTVFGESKAEGNTGNPFQLGKAPAGKTLGAGTGSLFGNTGGTSSTGTSLFGASLGAPGGGVSGSLFGSGTGGAESQRSSAAPVASSSFGSQSVSNGGSSGSTSLFGSAVASRPFTFGASAAGGDAQGSTGAAGASVAGSTGLFGVGTGAAAQGHSAEDGSSLFGPQAGGPVVRRPRLTIKRTKK comes from the coding sequence ATGgcatctccgtctccttccggcTGGGGAGCAGTCCCTGCTGCGTCAGGTGGCCCAGAACGGCGGCCTAACACTCAGCGGCCGATTCACCGCGCGGACCCGTATGCTGCTTCTCTTCTAGGACGTCTCGCAAGCAAGCTCGCCTCTTCAGTCTCCTCATTCTTTTCGTCTGCTCCTGCTCGGAAAGCATCGCCTCAGGGCACCTCgatttcttcgtctcccagTGTTCGCATTCGTCCCGTCCTTtgtgcctctccgtcgccgacTCTTTGGGGCTCATCTGCTGCACTTTCCGCAGACAGAGAAGTTTCGGGCAGTGAAAGGACTGGCGCGCGTCCGTCGGCCTCTGGTCGAGGGCCTCTTGTGGAGGCATTAGATCCATCTCTATGGCCTCGAGACAACATCTCGTTCCCATCTACCTTGGCAGCGCCAACGAGGGAGTTGTCGCGGCAAGGGCCAGCTTGTCTGCCAGGTTATGACCCTGTCGCGGAGAGTCACGATGCTCTCTCGATACCCAGGGGTTCCTCCCAGTACGTGGGCTCGTCGCCACAAGAGCTTGCGGATCGGCCAGAGGCTCAGTGGCAGCGAATGGacgctcttccgccttccacGAACGCCTCTCCAGGCGGGGACCTGCAAATGGGGTGGCAGCCCCAGGGGACCGGTCAAACGGATCGTGTGCCGCCTGAACCTCTGTTTGATGGCGTGTCCGGCCGACAACACTTCCCTGCGGGTGCAGGAGACTCTCTGAGGAGCCTTGAAGCTTCGAGCCGTTTCAGCCAACAACAGTGGCTGTTGCAGCAGGGCGCCTGGGGACCCCAGCCCGCTGTGGATGGGACGTTGTTGCCAGCGCCTACACATGGTGGCTATCCCCTTCGTTCTGTGGATCGCCCAGCGCCGGCGTCTGCCCGTGCGTTGGCCGGCTACTCGATTCCGGGCGAGCCTCTGACCCATCCTGCCTATTTGCGGCCGTCTCTAAATGGCCACCGTGCACGCTTTACAGCTGCTGCGCACTCTCTCAACACGGAGGCGAGAGTCGCGGGTTCTCTGGACTCGTCTGGGCCTATCCGGCGGCGGGGATCCGAGGCACGACCGACGCAACCGACCGGTCCCCCCGTACCTGTCCTGCGGCTCCATCCCACGCGAAACAGTCGTAGCCACCCGACAAGCTGGCTTCGGCAAGAAGAACACTTAACAGTAGACCAACTCCAGAGACTCTATCTGCGGTGTCAGCCCCTGCGGTGGCGGGTGAGGTTGCGCGAGCTCTTCCGGCAGGAAGTCGAGAGCGCTGGCGCCGTCGGCATCGTCGCTGAGGAGGTACCCAGTGGCCGGGGCCCTCCGGTAGGACACAAGGTTGCTCACGAACGACAAGTCGACTCGGAAGGCGTCGGATCTCTCCAGGATGACGTGCGGCGAGTTGACGGCTCTGTTGGCAGCGGAACGTCGCCTGGACGAGACCGGGCTTCCGGATCGAGTTTTGAGATGCGTGAGGAGACAGTGACTGCTGGAGCCCAAGTGTCTAGGCGGAGTGCGGCTGGTGCGCCGGACCGCAAGAAAATCGGCGAGGATGCCGGGGCGAATGAACACGGGGAGACAGATGGAATCCCGCTTTCCAAGGGCGGATTGTTTGCGTCTTTGAGTCAGCTAGATGCAAAACAGTCTGTCGTGTCGGAACGACGTGGAGCGTTTCTTGAAACAAATCGAGACATGCCTTCCACTGGCCTTGGCAGGTCGGTGGGCGCCGCTAGCACCACACTGCAacgctcccttctctctgacCACAGATGCGGAGACTCCGGAGCTCAGTCGCTTTTCGGAAGCACGGCCGTACGGGAGGGAGATGGACTCAGTACGGGAGGTGTGACCACGAACACCAAAGGCTCCAGTCAAGAGCCTGCGGCAGCGTTTTCCCTTGCCTCCGCAGGTGGCGGTGCGGGGGGTGCCTCGACACTGTTCGCGGGTAGAGAAGCAACCGACAAGGAGGCTGCGCAAGGACGGCTAGACCCTGAGCATCGAACTTCGGCAACGGGTGGGGGTGGAGCCTTAGCCCGCGACCAGACGTCTGCAGCGCTGCAGGCCTCCCCGGGCACGAGCGGTCCGGCAGCTGGACTGCTCTTTCAGGCGAGCTCTTCACTTCTGCCTACTTCGCAAGCAGCGGCAGGAGACGTGTCTGGTGAAAAACCGAGCGGCGCAAGTGGTAGTAGTCTGTTCAGCGCACCCAAAGGCGGCAATGgtggcgagggagagacggctcCGCCCACTACCCAAAGCAGTGCCAAAAGTGCAGCTTTCGCCCAGCCTGCCACAACGTCGCTGTTCGGAGGAGGCAGTTCTTTCTCGGGGGGATCGAGTCTCTTCGGGAAAACACCAGACCGAGAAGTCACGGGCAATAAAGACTCGCAAATACTGCCTACATTCGGAAGGCTTGCCTCATCGTTGGCCTCCGATAGCACGAGTGAGACTGCAACGAAAGGGGCGAGCCTATTCGGAGGTGTTTCTGCGTTATCCGCTGTGTCAAATCTCTCTGGCGCCGACTCGAAATCCGCCACGGCACCATCTCGCCGCGAGCCTGCTGAGAAACCCCATGAACCTTCTagcgggaaagaaggaacacCTACGGATATTGAGGGAGTCGGAAAGACCGCGTCGTCTACTGCGAACACAGCtagcgagggagacgcgaaaccgCAAGACAAGGGCGCCGCGGAAGGACAGGCATCTCAAAGTGAGGCTTCTGCCGTGCCTTGGTGGCAACAGAATGTGGGCAAGGCTTGTCTGGTGCAGGTTGAAGACGACGGTTTTGCTCCGGACGCAGACGATGACGctgacgaaaaggagacaggatcTGCCGCTGGTGGGGGCGCTGGAGCCACACGGCACACGTTCGCGACGCCGGTCTCAGGTGGAAGCCTCTTTGGAAGTAGCGCGACAGAGTCAAAGCCGCCCACGACGACGTCGAGTCTCTTTGGCACTTACAGTTCCGTGGCATCAACAACAGCTTCCAGTTCGACGAGCGGCGCCGGCGGAGGCCTCTTCGGGGCGACGACTTCAGGTTTGTTCGGAAAAACTAGCTCTTCTCTAGGGGCGTTCGGGACTGGTACCCAATCGCAGGCGGCGTCGTCAGCGGCTCCACCgtcccttttcgttttcggaGGAGGAcaaaagacgggagaagcAGGGAAGCAAAGCTCAGGGAGTGCGTCGGGTGCGACTGCTAGTGGGGGTGGCCCGTCTGGAAGTTTATTCGGTAGTTCAGTATCGGCACCAGCAGCGGGGGCAGCCTCCGGCAGCTCTGCCGAAAGGGAGAAATCAACGACAGGGAACCTCTTTGTTTTTGGAGGCAGTGCCGCAACGACCGGTTCAGGGACTGCCGGCGAGGCAACGGCTGCAAAGGCGCCAGGGACAGGCCTCTTTGTGTTTGGTTCCTCTGGAGGTGTCTCTCAATCAGCTAGCAGCAATTCGAGTGGTTcaacgaagagaggacgagaaggaggcgaTGCTGGAGCCCCGGCAGCGAAGAGTGTTTTCGGGGGAGCGACGGTGCCGGGTGCATCCACCACAGGAAGTCTCTTTGGCATGAGTTCAGTGCCGTCTCTGTTCGGAGGTACCGCATCGGCGGGAACTGGTGGGGGCTCGACTTCGTCAAGCCTTTTTGCTTTGGGGGCGAGTGCCAgcggggcgaaggagacagctggaaaGGAAGCAGGGTCGGCCGCGCTCGGCGCCGCGGGTGCGAGTCCCTTCGGTGATCGATCGTCAACACCTGTGTTTGGAGGTACAGGGACTGCCGCCGGTTCTACTTCCTCTCTTTCAACGGTCTTTGGAGAATCCAAGGCAGAGGGAAACACGGGTAATCCGTTTCAGCTCGGCAAAGCGCCCGCTGGCAAAACCCTTGGGGCTGGCACCGGCTCTCTCTTCGGGAACACTGGAGGAACAAGCTCAACTGGAACGAGTCTCTTTGGAGCCTCGTTGGGGGCGCCGGGCGGCGGAGTCTCGGGGAGTCTGTTTGGCTCTGGAACTGGAGGAGCAGAGTCTCAGAGATCGAGCGCTGCCCCAGTAGCCTCATCTTCGTTTGGTAGCCAAAGTGTCTCAAATGGAGGATCGTCTGGGAGCACAAGTCTATTCGGGAGCGCGGTTGCATCACGGCCTTTCACCTTCGGCGCGAGTGCCGCTGGAGGAGACGCTCAGGGCTCCACAGGTGCCGCAGGAGCGTCAGTTGCAGGAAGCACGGGGTTGTTCGGTGTAGGGACCGGGGCCGCAGCACAGGGACACAGTGCGGAAGATGGCAGTTCACTTTTTGGACCTCAAGCAGGCGGTCCCGTTGTTCGACGCCCGCGGCTGACTATAAAAAGAACAAAGAAATGA